One Balneolaceae bacterium genomic window carries:
- the fdxA gene encoding ferredoxin FdxA, whose protein sequence is MAYVVTEPCINCKYTNCAAVCPVDAFYEGPNFLTIDPLECIDCDACVPECPVEAIYPDDEVPEKWEHYIELNERLAENWQDHVINETKDELPDADEWAEKEDKLDLLQENWD, encoded by the coding sequence ATGGCATACGTAGTAACTGAACCATGTATTAATTGTAAATACACAAATTGTGCGGCTGTTTGTCCTGTTGATGCTTTCTATGAAGGACCAAACTTTCTTACCATTGATCCGCTCGAATGTATCGACTGTGATGCATGTGTGCCTGAATGTCCGGTTGAAGCCATTTATCCAGACGATGAAGTTCCTGAAAAGTGGGAACATTACATTGAGCTAAATGAGCGTCTTGCGGAAAATTGGCAGGATCATGTCATCAACGAAACCAAAGATGAATTACCTGACGCTGATGAATGGGCTGAAAAAGAAGATAAACTTGATCTTCTGCAAGAAAACTGGGACTAA
- the folP gene encoding dihydropteroate synthase, with translation MGILNVTPDSFSDGGKYNSVQKAIDAVGQMVNEGAAIIDIGGESTRPGADPVTESEELNRVIPVLEEALKSFPDTFFSIDTTKYQIAKESLARGAHIINDVSGLQKEPRLAELCAAHQAGYVLMHSQGDPQTMQKNPEYENVVHDIYEFLRSGIEQLEQAGVSSIITDPGIGFGKTLQHNLDIIKELKKFITLGYPLLVGASRKSMIGKLLDERPADGRLAGTLAVHYHCLLNGAKILRVHDVEEAVDSVKIFESLKGE, from the coding sequence ATGGGCATTCTTAATGTGACACCGGACTCATTTTCTGACGGAGGAAAATATAATTCTGTTCAGAAAGCGATTGATGCCGTTGGCCAAATGGTAAATGAAGGTGCTGCTATTATTGATATTGGCGGTGAATCGACCCGTCCCGGCGCCGATCCCGTCACAGAATCGGAAGAATTAAACAGGGTAATTCCGGTACTTGAAGAGGCTCTGAAGAGTTTCCCCGATACATTTTTTTCCATTGATACAACCAAGTATCAAATTGCAAAAGAGTCACTGGCACGGGGCGCTCATATCATAAACGATGTTAGTGGTCTTCAAAAAGAACCTCGCTTGGCTGAACTTTGTGCAGCCCATCAAGCCGGTTATGTGTTGATGCACTCCCAGGGCGATCCTCAAACCATGCAAAAAAATCCTGAATACGAGAATGTGGTTCATGATATCTACGAATTTCTGAGAAGCGGGATTGAACAATTGGAGCAAGCCGGAGTATCAAGTATTATCACAGATCCCGGAATTGGTTTTGGAAAAACGCTGCAACACAATTTGGATATCATAAAAGAGCTTAAAAAATTCATTACCTTAGGTTACCCGTTGTTAGTAGGCGCATCCCGAAAGTCGATGATTGGAAAGCTGTTGGATGAACGACCTGCAGACGGCAGATTGGCCGGAACACTTGCTGTACATTACCATTGCTTGTTGAATGGAGCGAAGATTTTAAGAGTTCACGATGTTGAGGAAGCGGTTGATTCGGTGAAGATATTTGAGTCGCTTAAAGGCGAGTAA
- the cdaA gene encoding diadenylate cyclase CdaA: MIPIGFIEFGIKDLLETLVIALVLYYLYRWIRGTFAIQAALGLLFIILLNAGVGLLGFTTLNFLLRSVLDVGVLAVFIIFQPEIRKLLYNLGQNTSFDRFMSRTGSTDMISEVIDAVRNMAQTKTGALIVFARSSSMQDLVDVGVKLDARVNASLLQTIFQKDTPLHDGAVIIRNNRIVAASCYLPISQNPNISSVFGTRHRAAVGISETNNVFVVVVSEETGRISIAKNGALSSGLSIQKLRSEMEASLTETKDEDVGFSAEKADLEMN, encoded by the coding sequence TTGATTCCCATTGGATTCATAGAATTTGGCATTAAAGACCTGCTTGAAACGCTGGTTATAGCCCTTGTTTTGTACTACCTGTACCGGTGGATCCGGGGGACGTTTGCAATCCAGGCGGCACTTGGTTTACTCTTTATTATTCTTTTGAATGCGGGAGTAGGACTACTTGGTTTTACCACTCTAAATTTTCTCCTCAGAAGTGTTTTAGATGTGGGGGTTTTGGCGGTGTTTATCATTTTTCAGCCGGAAATTAGAAAACTACTGTACAACCTCGGCCAAAACACCTCGTTCGACAGATTTATGAGCAGAACGGGTTCAACGGATATGATATCAGAAGTGATTGATGCCGTTCGGAATATGGCACAAACCAAAACCGGCGCTTTGATTGTTTTTGCCAGGTCTTCATCTATGCAGGATTTGGTGGATGTGGGTGTAAAACTGGATGCACGTGTAAATGCTTCTCTCCTTCAAACTATTTTTCAAAAAGATACTCCGCTGCATGACGGGGCTGTGATTATTCGGAACAATCGAATTGTTGCGGCAAGCTGTTACCTCCCCATTTCGCAAAACCCGAACATTTCATCCGTATTTGGAACAAGACACAGGGCTGCGGTTGGAATTAGTGAGACGAATAATGTTTTTGTAGTCGTTGTTTCTGAGGAGACAGGGCGAATTTCAATTGCAAAAAATGGGGCACTTTCAAGCGGGCTTTCCATCCAAAAACTGCGTTCAGAAATGGAGGCATCTCTCACAGAAACTAAAGATGAAGATGTTGGTTTCAGCGCAGAAAAAGCAGACCTTGAGATGAATTGA
- a CDS encoding copper chaperone PCu(A)C, whose amino-acid sequence MISKFTHLLLSAFLLISILSCTSEQRQQSTEDIKQYELPSDGIEVAGAWARPGREAGVSAIYMNILNGSAQADTLTSISSPVAGMAEVHETYEQEEGMMGMRPAETVVLPARGSLSLKPGGLHVMLMQLNRELKEGDSIDFTIEFANGAEMTLSAPVQSMNR is encoded by the coding sequence ATGATCTCTAAATTCACACATCTTTTACTTTCTGCTTTTCTTTTGATCTCAATTTTGTCCTGTACGAGTGAACAACGGCAACAATCCACCGAAGATATAAAACAGTATGAATTACCATCCGACGGTATTGAAGTAGCCGGTGCCTGGGCTCGACCCGGACGCGAGGCCGGAGTCTCTGCCATCTATATGAATATCCTGAATGGATCAGCCCAGGCAGATACGCTGACATCTATCTCATCTCCTGTAGCAGGAATGGCTGAAGTTCATGAAACCTACGAACAGGAAGAGGGCATGATGGGTATGCGTCCTGCTGAAACAGTGGTGCTTCCTGCACGCGGATCGCTTTCACTTAAACCTGGTGGATTACACGTTATGCTGATGCAGTTAAATCGTGAGTTGAAAGAGGGAGACAGTATTGATTTTACGATAGAGTTTGCGAATGGGGCAGAGATGACACTAAGTGCACCTGTTCAGTCGATGAATCGGTAA
- a CDS encoding SCO family protein produces the protein MIYQILICSRRLHLTIIIGLLFVLAVGCGDKTIDDFSDSSFELTNQDGETVIFPKDFEGAPLVMGFIYTNCPDICSFITANVRNVYRQMENPGDVQFALVTFDPQRDTPEVLKDYAQSFEMDHEPFQFLTADSSTITSFMDRMGVRIQESYSEEMENGERMYFLNHSDKILLINEDSELVFDYGGSMTPVEIIIEDLNKL, from the coding sequence ATGATTTATCAAATTTTGATCTGTTCCCGGCGTCTGCATCTTACTATTATCATTGGTTTACTTTTCGTTTTAGCTGTCGGTTGTGGGGATAAAACGATCGACGATTTTAGTGACAGTTCATTTGAGCTCACCAACCAGGATGGTGAAACGGTTATCTTTCCCAAAGATTTTGAAGGTGCGCCCCTGGTTATGGGATTCATATATACAAACTGTCCCGATATTTGTTCATTTATAACGGCAAATGTTCGGAATGTGTATCGACAAATGGAAAATCCGGGAGATGTACAATTTGCACTCGTTACATTTGATCCGCAGCGGGATACGCCTGAAGTTTTAAAAGACTATGCTCAATCCTTTGAAATGGATCACGAGCCTTTTCAGTTCCTCACAGCGGATTCCAGTACAATCACTTCGTTTATGGATCGAATGGGGGTTCGTATCCAGGAATCTTATTCTGAGGAGATGGAAAACGGAGAGCGAATGTATTTTTTAAATCATTCGGATAAAATTTTGCTGATCAATGAAGATTCAGAACTTGTTTTTGATTACGGCGGCAGTATGACTCCCGTAGAAATTATTATTGAAGATTTAAACAAATTATGA
- a CDS encoding BamA/TamA family outer membrane protein, translating to MLHIKKNIITAGKLTVLLLVFLISVNDLYGFQQEEESVRNPVIWSVDIEGNETYRNIVLKEVIACDSPTIFQKLFKRFEDFYYTEDMVRRDRIRLRRYYERRGFHNVDVNYRVTSGDKEWKKNILFTIREGVPLSIQSSEVTIHADSSVSREIRESRDFDRAMSRHEFRAGRRFESIRRPDVEGAFLQALQNLGYAWPEINIQTAVDSLAGLVDVDIQITPNAKTYFSEFQVEGELSVPKRTLLRQSGLREGELYTKSEIQDAQRNIFNHHLFRFATITLPEQDHDSTLTTLVRVREFEPRTIQASVGVGMEEIVRGQVQWEHRNINGRGHRYSANARASFIEQRLSSDYLVPYIFNSKSRNVTSLFGLHRLEEAFELFQVGVNNSLIYQINQNKTASLSYEYSLNEELSRDQQVELPDTVLSYDISSFILSGYYREGYSRAQRGWVLQPSIELSGTFGEASFKFQKLNLDVRKYTQLTNSLVLANRVNGGVIFYTQPDSLPSNIRYYSGGTNSIRGWGRQDLGPKAPAFNEQGAFDSYIPVGGRATFLFNFELRQDLDRFIPNVSLATFLDGGQVWQNISSLASRPIQFGAGGGIRYQSPIGPVRVDVAYKLNPTDEDLQIYNGENFGSAWDRIGIHFSIGQAF from the coding sequence TTGTTACATATAAAAAAGAATATCATTACGGCAGGTAAATTAACGGTTTTATTGCTGGTTTTTCTCATCTCTGTGAACGATCTGTACGGTTTTCAGCAGGAGGAGGAATCTGTGAGAAATCCGGTAATTTGGAGTGTGGATATAGAAGGTAACGAAACCTACCGCAATATTGTGTTGAAGGAGGTAATTGCCTGTGATAGTCCAACGATTTTTCAAAAACTATTCAAGCGATTTGAAGATTTTTATTATACCGAAGATATGGTTCGAAGGGACAGGATTCGATTACGGCGATATTATGAACGTCGCGGTTTTCATAATGTTGATGTAAACTACCGGGTTACTTCGGGTGACAAAGAATGGAAAAAAAATATTTTGTTTACCATCCGGGAAGGGGTTCCGCTCTCTATCCAATCAAGTGAAGTAACAATCCATGCGGACAGCTCAGTCAGCCGGGAGATCAGGGAGTCCAGGGATTTTGATCGTGCAATGTCGAGACATGAATTCCGCGCAGGAAGAAGGTTTGAATCGATACGCCGCCCGGATGTTGAAGGAGCCTTTTTGCAGGCTTTGCAAAATTTGGGGTATGCATGGCCGGAAATCAATATTCAAACGGCTGTTGATTCACTTGCCGGTCTTGTGGATGTAGATATTCAGATCACACCAAATGCAAAAACCTATTTTAGTGAATTCCAGGTTGAAGGAGAACTCTCCGTTCCCAAACGAACGCTCCTTCGGCAGTCGGGATTGAGAGAGGGCGAACTCTATACGAAGAGCGAAATACAGGATGCACAACGAAATATTTTTAATCATCACCTGTTCAGATTTGCAACAATCACACTGCCAGAGCAGGATCATGATTCAACGCTGACAACGCTGGTACGAGTTCGTGAATTTGAGCCGCGAACAATTCAGGCCTCGGTTGGTGTGGGCATGGAGGAGATTGTGCGTGGACAGGTTCAGTGGGAGCACCGGAATATTAATGGCCGGGGACATAGATACAGCGCAAATGCACGTGCCTCTTTTATCGAACAGCGATTATCGAGCGATTACCTTGTGCCCTATATCTTTAACTCCAAAAGCCGAAATGTTACCTCACTATTCGGCTTGCACAGGCTGGAGGAAGCGTTCGAATTGTTCCAGGTTGGTGTGAACAACAGCCTGATATACCAGATAAATCAAAATAAAACGGCATCATTATCCTACGAATATTCACTGAACGAGGAGCTTTCGCGTGATCAGCAAGTGGAACTGCCGGACACGGTTCTTTCGTATGATATTTCATCGTTTATACTTTCAGGATATTACAGGGAGGGGTATTCCCGGGCACAGAGAGGGTGGGTCCTTCAGCCATCCATTGAATTATCCGGTACATTTGGAGAGGCAAGTTTTAAATTTCAAAAATTGAACCTGGATGTCCGAAAGTACACTCAGCTAACCAATTCATTGGTACTTGCAAACCGCGTGAACGGAGGGGTAATCTTTTACACACAACCCGATAGTTTACCGTCAAACATCCGGTATTACTCAGGTGGTACAAACTCCATTCGTGGATGGGGACGCCAGGATTTGGGGCCCAAAGCCCCTGCATTTAACGAGCAGGGCGCTTTCGATTCCTATATTCCGGTAGGCGGCCGTGCCACATTTCTATTTAATTTTGAACTAAGACAGGATTTAGATCGGTTTATTCCAAATGTTAGTCTTGCCACCTTTCTCGATGGCGGACAGGTATGGCAAAACATTTCATCGCTTGCAAGCAGGCCAATTCAATTTGGTGCCGGGGGAGGTATACGCTATCAATCCCCGATTGGTCCAGTAAGGGTGGATGTTGCTTATAAACTCAATCCTACAGACGAAGATTTACAGATTTATAACGGGGAGAATTTTGGATCGGCGTGGGACAGAATTGGAATTCATTTTAGTATTGGTCAGGCATTTTAA
- a CDS encoding translocation/assembly module TamB domain-containing protein, with protein sequence MSKKNSHKKRSYKGWIIVAILLLALLMSGRLLLKSDWLFEKARGFAVEQANQVLRGDLSIGNIQGDLLNGFTIRDIIVQDSLSAEIAQVDSVQIRYDFFSVLFSPHTIETVNIFGSDVLVEQYADSSWNVLELLPASEDSAATSEPLYWYVENFSLSGTNIEVQSEQYLPDGQLFVDNLHSNISAGMLESGISGNLRELEFSIREGRLPEAVDVYLAGAAEQNRYTLDSIVINTGRSVLRGSAQYEEGGEISQQLQVSPLSWRDVAEYTAEAPIEQNLQIELGANGTLDNLQLTLDASGEGLQQFKIQATSSLQEPMALKQLRITAEGLDIPVLTGIESSPSIQSFMLEGDGRILFQSFNESNWQGALAMDSVIYQQYAVDRLDTDYRFENGELNINSALEYENQDVSMTAEADSLFGKQPGWKFHINTQQFDPGLWLQDPFYTGNLDVRIDAIGKGFNPDNFTSSADIIVSGRELCGQNFSNLNFSGTINHNLVKGQLEGEITESRADMEFTISDWQLNPKYDFNLQMSRLNFAEFNGLQEFPTFLNGTITGSGTSFNPEQMAMMATANFDSSIVNGEEIEELNTSLRVKDQFIIVDEGALKSPIADASFTLNHHLSDLTNSANRFNFNATIKDIQPLAPLFAVERLRSEGSISGNLGRNADGILQFNGDLNLENVAVDTLFSSREISGMLMSYITENPDVDLNVKLSEPSVYQRSVQDMQVYLHAKKREFQTNGNLRLTINNGNDSSLQHSGEFSIDSTKTTLLTNQLSFQTQFRELNLEEPFNATYSNNTVQVDSLTISTDQGDAYLRFWAPKIDSLNQQAGLNAQNLNFGVLQETIFKESYLDGYLNGSVSIYNTPDKLEASMAGNVTKLKLSEGEMDSLQINMDIKDEWMTASLESWHQNKQLAQGSFRVPYLPGDPLAFDDQFFERGVEGDFRVYESQLRYWLSFLPDGAPEQTSGTVVFESSLGGIAGNPDLEGEFTVSNGTFSGIRVDTVGMVISYLHESEHIEFSGSVEKDRQNILDFSADIPFLVDLRRAEVHIPSGSDEIFVDLETNNFDLALFNSYVNRELVQGISGRLEGAVTLSGTMDDLQAEGNMQLAKGSMSVVPAGITLTEASSNVNFRRETIELQQFSATSGSGRLRANGSVTMQGLDPEQMNINVTANRFRLLNTNDYRANINMNATLGGTASQPTLKGSLTFLNGFYFLQDFGESSVESVELDDESQDEVSYNLYDALDMEMTITFNREFFIRNRQYLDMEVELGGEVNLVKEPEQELQMFGSLEGVDGYARPLGKEFALQEALVSFYGPVNNPELQIRSRYTPPQAAGVQIFYIIEGTLEEPEFRFDSQPQLELQDMISYTLFGRPFYELESWEQVVAGSGNSPSAADYALEVVLDRVEMLASQRLGIDVVQIDNSQSGSNNTVIKTGWYLNQSTFFAILNEIDGTNPKTLFVLEIMLKENLELIITQGDDTRQGIDLQWKKDY encoded by the coding sequence ATGAGCAAAAAAAACTCACATAAAAAACGCAGTTACAAAGGATGGATTATTGTAGCTATTCTGCTCCTGGCACTTTTGATGAGCGGGAGGTTGCTGCTAAAAAGTGATTGGCTATTTGAGAAAGCTCGTGGTTTTGCTGTAGAGCAGGCCAACCAGGTGCTTCGCGGAGATCTGTCCATCGGAAACATTCAGGGCGATCTGCTAAATGGATTTACTATTCGGGATATAATCGTTCAGGACAGCTTATCAGCAGAAATTGCCCAGGTAGATTCCGTTCAGATCAGGTACGATTTTTTCTCGGTACTTTTCTCACCTCACACCATCGAAACGGTGAATATTTTCGGCTCAGATGTTTTGGTTGAGCAGTACGCTGACTCATCATGGAACGTATTGGAGTTGCTTCCGGCATCAGAAGATTCTGCTGCAACATCTGAACCGCTATACTGGTATGTTGAAAATTTTTCACTATCGGGGACTAATATCGAAGTTCAATCCGAACAGTATTTGCCAGATGGCCAGCTATTTGTGGATAATCTTCATTCAAATATATCTGCCGGGATGTTGGAATCCGGTATTTCAGGAAACCTCCGTGAGCTTGAATTTTCAATACGCGAAGGACGACTCCCCGAAGCTGTAGATGTGTACCTTGCAGGTGCTGCTGAGCAGAATCGGTATACGCTGGATTCTATAGTAATCAACACAGGCCGGTCGGTGCTGCGCGGATCTGCCCAATATGAAGAGGGGGGAGAAATTAGTCAACAGCTCCAGGTATCTCCATTATCGTGGCGCGATGTTGCCGAGTACACGGCCGAGGCACCGATCGAACAGAATCTGCAAATTGAATTGGGAGCCAACGGTACACTGGATAATTTGCAATTAACTCTGGATGCCTCCGGCGAGGGCCTTCAACAGTTTAAAATTCAGGCTACCTCAAGTTTGCAAGAGCCAATGGCATTAAAGCAGCTTCGTATTACTGCCGAGGGATTGGATATCCCGGTTTTAACAGGTATAGAAAGTTCCCCTTCAATTCAGTCATTCATGCTTGAGGGAGATGGAAGAATTCTATTCCAATCATTCAACGAATCGAATTGGCAGGGGGCGCTGGCGATGGATAGCGTAATATATCAACAATATGCAGTGGACCGACTGGATACGGACTATCGGTTTGAAAATGGAGAACTGAATATTAACAGTGCGCTGGAATATGAAAACCAGGATGTATCGATGACGGCTGAGGCGGATTCCCTATTTGGAAAGCAACCCGGATGGAAATTTCATATCAATACTCAGCAATTCGATCCCGGCCTGTGGCTTCAGGATCCATTTTATACCGGTAACCTTGATGTCCGGATTGACGCGATAGGAAAAGGATTCAATCCAGATAATTTTACCAGTTCAGCAGATATTATTGTATCCGGCAGAGAGTTGTGCGGCCAGAATTTTTCCAACCTGAATTTTTCGGGGACTATCAATCACAACTTGGTGAAGGGACAATTGGAAGGAGAAATTACCGAAAGCCGTGCAGATATGGAGTTCACAATTTCAGACTGGCAGTTGAATCCAAAATATGATTTTAATCTCCAGATGAGCCGTTTGAATTTCGCCGAGTTTAACGGCCTGCAGGAGTTCCCCACATTCTTAAACGGTACAATTACTGGCAGCGGAACATCATTCAATCCCGAACAGATGGCGATGATGGCAACGGCCAATTTTGATTCCAGCATTGTAAACGGCGAAGAAATTGAGGAGCTGAATACATCTCTGAGAGTGAAAGATCAGTTTATAATTGTGGATGAGGGGGCGCTTAAGAGTCCCATTGCGGATGCATCATTCACACTGAATCATCATCTGTCTGATCTTACCAACAGTGCTAATCGGTTTAATTTTAATGCAACTATCAAAGATATTCAGCCGTTGGCACCTCTTTTTGCTGTGGAGAGATTGCGCTCGGAAGGATCAATCAGCGGAAATCTTGGCAGAAATGCCGATGGTATCCTGCAGTTTAATGGCGATTTAAACCTGGAAAATGTGGCTGTTGATACATTATTCAGCTCCCGGGAAATTTCAGGAATGTTGATGTCTTACATTACAGAAAACCCCGATGTTGATCTTAACGTGAAGCTCAGCGAACCCTCTGTTTATCAAAGAAGTGTGCAGGATATGCAGGTTTATCTGCATGCAAAAAAACGGGAATTTCAAACCAATGGAAATCTCCGCCTGACCATTAATAACGGGAATGACAGTTCACTTCAACACAGCGGTGAATTTTCGATCGATTCCACAAAGACAACACTGTTGACAAATCAGCTTTCATTTCAAACACAATTCAGGGAATTGAATCTTGAGGAACCGTTCAATGCCACCTATTCAAACAATACAGTTCAGGTTGATTCACTTACCATTTCAACCGATCAGGGGGATGCTTACCTGCGTTTTTGGGCACCTAAAATCGATTCATTGAATCAACAGGCAGGCTTGAATGCACAGAATCTGAATTTTGGTGTACTACAGGAAACCATTTTTAAGGAGAGTTATCTCGACGGGTATTTGAATGGTTCTGTATCCATCTATAATACTCCGGATAAACTTGAAGCATCGATGGCTGGAAACGTGACGAAATTAAAATTATCGGAAGGTGAGATGGATTCGTTGCAGATCAACATGGATATTAAAGACGAGTGGATGACGGCATCACTGGAAAGCTGGCATCAAAATAAACAGTTGGCACAAGGATCTTTCCGGGTTCCCTATCTGCCGGGTGATCCACTGGCATTTGATGATCAGTTTTTTGAACGCGGGGTTGAAGGAGATTTCAGGGTTTATGAATCTCAATTGAGATATTGGCTGTCATTTTTACCGGATGGTGCCCCTGAACAAACCAGTGGAACGGTTGTATTTGAATCGAGTCTTGGCGGTATTGCCGGTAATCCGGATCTGGAAGGAGAATTTACAGTCTCAAATGGCACCTTCTCCGGCATAAGGGTAGATACCGTTGGAATGGTTATTTCGTATCTGCATGAAAGTGAACATATAGAGTTCAGTGGATCAGTAGAAAAAGACCGGCAAAACATTCTCGATTTCAGTGCAGACATCCCCTTCCTGGTAGATCTGAGGAGAGCAGAGGTTCATATACCCTCGGGAAGCGATGAGATCTTTGTAGATCTGGAAACCAATAATTTTGATCTCGCTCTGTTCAATAGTTATGTAAACAGGGAACTGGTTCAGGGAATCTCGGGAAGGCTTGAAGGTGCGGTTACGCTTTCGGGGACTATGGATGATTTACAGGCCGAAGGAAATATGCAGCTTGCAAAAGGATCTATGAGCGTTGTACCGGCCGGTATAACGCTTACAGAGGCCTCATCAAACGTTAATTTCAGGAGAGAAACAATCGAATTACAACAGTTTAGCGCAACCAGCGGCTCGGGCCGTCTCAGGGCAAATGGCAGCGTAACCATGCAAGGCCTGGACCCAGAGCAGATGAATATTAATGTAACAGCGAATCGATTCCGTCTTCTTAATACAAATGACTACAGGGCAAATATCAACATGAATGCAACGCTGGGCGGAACAGCATCGCAGCCTACATTGAAGGGCAGTTTAACATTTCTGAATGGATTCTATTTTCTGCAGGATTTTGGAGAGAGTTCGGTTGAATCCGTAGAACTCGATGATGAAAGCCAGGATGAGGTATCATATAATTTATATGATGCACTGGATATGGAGATGACCATAACGTTCAACCGGGAATTTTTTATTCGAAATCGCCAATATCTTGATATGGAGGTTGAACTGGGAGGTGAAGTGAATCTCGTAAAAGAGCCTGAGCAAGAGCTGCAGATGTTTGGTTCACTTGAAGGGGTTGATGGGTATGCGCGTCCGCTTGGAAAGGAGTTTGCTCTGCAGGAAGCTCTTGTTTCATTTTATGGGCCTGTTAACAATCCTGAACTGCAAATCAGAAGTCGGTATACACCACCGCAAGCAGCGGGCGTTCAGATTTTTTACATTATTGAGGGCACCCTGGAAGAACCGGAATTTCGGTTCGACAGTCAGCCGCAACTGGAACTGCAGGACATGATCAGTTACACACTGTTTGGACGGCCGTTCTATGAACTTGAATCTTGGGAGCAGGTTGTGGCGGGCAGTGGTAACAGTCCATCAGCCGCCGATTACGCGCTGGAGGTTGTGCTCGATCGCGTAGAAATGCTTGCCTCGCAGCGTTTGGGAATTGATGTAGTGCAGATCGATAACTCGCAATCCGGTTCCAACAATACAGTGATTAAAACGGGTTGGTATCTCAATCAGTCAACATTTTTTGCCATTCTGAATGAGATTGACGGCACGAACCCAAAAACCCTGTTTGTACTGGAAATTATGCTTAAAGAAAATCTGGAGTTAATCATCACCCAGGGAGATGATACCCGCCAGGGAATTGATCTGCAGTGGAAGAAAGATTATTGA
- a CDS encoding phage tail protein, whose translation MNNLLTGSHFQVEWGGTRIGFESVSGLEISVDVIQYREGAQKLNTSQKAPGLKKYGNITLSRGVAKADNEFFEWWNTINFNTVDKRDITISLLNEEHSPVVVWKVRNAFPVKIKWDNLEASDSTVFLEYLEIANEGIVVQNE comes from the coding sequence ATGAATAATCTGTTAACAGGATCTCATTTCCAGGTAGAATGGGGCGGAACACGAATAGGTTTTGAATCAGTGAGCGGGCTCGAGATAAGTGTCGATGTTATTCAATACCGCGAAGGAGCTCAGAAGCTAAATACATCCCAAAAAGCACCGGGTCTTAAAAAGTACGGAAATATTACCCTTTCACGAGGAGTTGCAAAAGCAGATAATGAGTTTTTTGAATGGTGGAATACCATCAATTTCAATACTGTTGATAAGCGGGATATTACCATCTCTTTGTTGAATGAAGAACACAGCCCCGTTGTAGTATGGAAAGTAAGAAATGCATTTCCTGTTAAAATAAAATGGGACAACCTGGAGGCATCAGACAGCACTGTTTTCCTGGAATATTTGGAGATTGCCAATGAAGGAATTGTTGTTCAGAATGAATGA
- a CDS encoding matrixin family metalloprotease encodes MMQIFQFKPVQWMIAGIVATVLFMVGTGQFEDGEQVKDPCSEAITFRVGDVDERFSITNEEVVDLMKEVAQVWSDAADTTLIKYDEDGEISLNLVYAEEQQLSDRERQHRDRLEHEEFSITVLENEYTRLNKEYENEVKEYDRESRELQESIDRLNEWVKQKNEQGGFNEKDLKQFEHRKAQIEQVKRNLARKERVLKRKAADLNDKITFLNQKVEAKNRLVDEYNRQFTGTRKFTQGAYEWTNNSRTINIYHFLDKNELRLVIAHEMGHALGITHVSNPKSVMHELMDQQDRRKIELTDEDIEALQNVCTNQLN; translated from the coding sequence ATGATGCAAATTTTTCAATTTAAACCTGTTCAATGGATGATAGCCGGCATTGTTGCAACAGTTCTGTTTATGGTGGGAACGGGTCAGTTCGAGGATGGAGAACAGGTAAAAGATCCCTGTTCCGAAGCGATCACATTTCGAGTGGGAGATGTTGATGAGCGTTTTTCCATCACTAATGAGGAGGTGGTTGATTTGATGAAGGAGGTGGCGCAGGTTTGGTCTGATGCTGCAGACACCACGCTTATTAAGTATGATGAAGATGGAGAAATTTCACTGAATCTTGTTTATGCCGAGGAACAACAGTTATCGGATCGCGAAAGACAGCACAGAGATCGCCTGGAGCATGAGGAGTTTAGCATTACGGTGTTAGAGAACGAGTATACCCGCCTCAATAAAGAGTATGAGAACGAAGTGAAGGAATATGACAGGGAATCCAGGGAGTTGCAGGAATCGATTGACCGGTTGAATGAATGGGTGAAGCAAAAAAATGAGCAGGGTGGATTCAATGAAAAGGATCTGAAACAGTTCGAACATCGCAAGGCACAAATCGAGCAGGTGAAACGGAATCTTGCACGAAAGGAACGAGTATTAAAACGGAAAGCAGCTGACTTAAATGATAAGATTACGTTTCTGAATCAAAAAGTTGAAGCAAAAAATAGGCTTGTAGACGAGTACAACCGCCAGTTTACCGGAACAAGAAAATTTACACAGGGAGCGTATGAATGGACGAATAACAGCCGAACCATAAATATTTATCATTTCCTCGATAAGAATGAACTGCGTCTTGTAATAGCTCATGAGATGGGACATGCACTTGGCATTACTCATGTTTCAAATCCCAAATCTGTGATGCATGAACTCATGGATCAGCAAGACAGGCGTAAAATTGAACTGACGGATGAAGATATTGAGGCATTACAGAATGTTTGTACGAACCAACTGAATTGA